One stretch of Pararhizobium qamdonense DNA includes these proteins:
- a CDS encoding four helix bundle protein, with amino-acid sequence MNSYKELKVWQSAIELAVICYETTGEFPKDELYGLTSQMRRAAVSIAANIAEGHGRESTGSFVQFLRVSQGSLKEFETHLVIAHRVGILPAEQFQKLIRHSDEIGKMIRALIRRLQEKS; translated from the coding sequence ATAAACTCTTACAAGGAGCTCAAAGTCTGGCAATCGGCAATCGAACTCGCCGTCATTTGCTACGAGACGACCGGAGAGTTCCCTAAGGATGAGTTGTACGGTCTCACGTCTCAGATGCGCAGAGCAGCGGTTTCAATTGCTGCAAATATCGCTGAAGGTCACGGGCGTGAAAGTACGGGCAGCTTCGTTCAGTTTTTGAGGGTCTCTCAAGGGTCGTTGAAGGAGTTTGAGACACATTTGGTCATCGCACATCGTGTGGGTATCTTGCCCGCAGAGCAATTTCAAAAGCTGATCCGTCATTCAGATGAAATTGGAAAAATGATACGAGCTTTGATCAGACGTCTGCAGGAAAAATCATGA
- a CDS encoding NADH-quinone oxidoreductase subunit C, producing MSEALNGLATYIRETRGALISDAVISYGELTLTSTADNLIALLTFLRDDARCGFINFTDICGVDWPQRPERFDVVYHMLSPKQNLRIRVKVATGEDQPVPSACAVYPGADWFEREAYDMYGILFTGHPDLRRILTDYGFEGYPLRKDFPTTGFVEVRYNDEVKRVVYEPVELKQEFRNFDFMSPWEGTDYVLPGDEKAKQS from the coding sequence ATGAGTGAAGCCCTGAACGGACTTGCGACCTATATCCGCGAAACGCGCGGCGCGCTGATTTCGGATGCCGTGATCAGCTATGGCGAGCTGACGCTGACATCGACGGCGGACAACCTGATTGCGCTCCTGACGTTCCTGCGTGATGACGCCCGCTGCGGCTTCATCAACTTTACGGATATTTGCGGCGTCGACTGGCCGCAGCGTCCCGAGCGTTTCGACGTCGTCTATCACATGCTGTCGCCGAAGCAGAACCTGCGCATCCGCGTCAAGGTCGCAACCGGCGAAGACCAGCCCGTGCCGTCGGCCTGCGCCGTCTATCCCGGCGCCGACTGGTTCGAGCGGGAAGCCTACGACATGTACGGCATCCTCTTCACTGGCCATCCGGACCTGCGCCGCATCCTGACCGACTATGGTTTCGAAGGCTATCCGCTGCGCAAGGACTTCCCGACAACCGGTTTCGTCGAGGTTCGCTACAATGACGAAGTCAAACGCGTCGTCTATGAGCCCGTCGAACTGAAACAGGAATTCCGCAATTTCGACTTCATGTCGCCCTGGGAAGGAACGGATTATGTTCTGCCGGGGGATGAAAAGGCGAAACAGAGTTGA
- a CDS encoding NuoB/complex I 20 kDa subunit family protein: MELTSSTTLVAAKPKGIVDPATGQLIGSNDKYFGEINNELADKGFLVTSTDELINWARTGSLMWMTFGLACCAVEMMQMSMPRYDAERFGFAPRASPRQSDVMIVAGTLTNKMAPALRKVYDQMPEPRYVISMGSCANGGGYYHYSYSVVRGCDRVVPVDIYVPGCPPTAEALLYGVLLLQKKIRRTGTIER; the protein is encoded by the coding sequence ATGGAACTGACATCCAGCACGACGCTCGTCGCGGCAAAGCCGAAGGGGATCGTCGATCCCGCAACCGGCCAGCTGATCGGCAGCAATGACAAATATTTCGGCGAGATCAACAATGAGCTCGCCGACAAGGGTTTTCTGGTCACCTCGACCGACGAGCTGATCAATTGGGCCCGCACCGGCTCGCTGATGTGGATGACCTTTGGCCTCGCCTGCTGCGCCGTGGAAATGATGCAGATGTCGATGCCGCGTTACGACGCCGAGCGTTTCGGCTTTGCACCGCGCGCCTCACCGCGCCAGTCCGACGTGATGATCGTCGCCGGTACGCTGACCAACAAGATGGCTCCGGCTCTGCGCAAGGTCTATGACCAGATGCCTGAGCCGCGCTACGTCATCTCGATGGGCTCCTGCGCCAATGGCGGCGGCTACTATCACTATTCCTACTCGGTGGTGCGCGGCTGTGACCGCGTCGTGCCGGTTGATATCTATGTGCCGGGCTGTCCTCCCACGGCAGAAGCGCTCCTTTACGGTGTGCTCCTGCTGCAGAAGAAGATCCGCCGCACAGGCACGATCGAACGGTAA
- a CDS encoding NADH-quinone oxidoreductase subunit A: MTDLLGSYIPIAIFIGISLVIGLALLIAPFAVAYKAPDDEKLSAYECGFNAFDDARMKFDIRFYLVSILFIIFDLEVAFLFPWAVSFKDMGWFGFFSMMSFLGVLTIGFIYEWKKGALEWN; this comes from the coding sequence ATGACAGACCTTCTCGGCTCCTACATTCCGATCGCGATTTTCATCGGCATTTCGCTGGTTATCGGGCTGGCGCTGCTGATTGCGCCGTTCGCCGTCGCCTACAAGGCGCCCGACGATGAAAAGCTTTCGGCCTATGAGTGCGGCTTCAACGCTTTCGACGATGCCCGCATGAAATTCGACATTCGATTCTACCTCGTGTCGATTCTCTTCATCATCTTCGACCTCGAAGTGGCGTTCCTGTTCCCCTGGGCGGTGTCGTTCAAGGATATGGGCTGGTTCGGCTTCTTCTCGATGATGTCGTTCCTCGGCGTGCTGACAATCGGCTTTATCTATGAATGGAAGAAGGGAGCGCTGGAATGGAACTGA
- a CDS encoding DUF982 domain-containing protein: MDNIVWHESVLLEMNDRQDVITISSSLEAADLLLNGWPKKRGPSYKLAVMTCLDSFRGKQPPELARQDLIAAAIEAHIYVKTRAIRI, from the coding sequence ATGGATAATATTGTTTGGCACGAGAGTGTTTTACTCGAGATGAACGATCGCCAAGACGTGATCACCATTTCCAGCTCGCTGGAGGCTGCCGATCTGCTTTTGAACGGATGGCCGAAGAAACGTGGCCCGAGCTACAAGCTGGCGGTGATGACCTGCCTCGATTCCTTCCGGGGCAAACAGCCGCCGGAACTCGCCCGCCAGGATCTGATTGCAGCGGCGATCGAGGCGCATATCTACGTCAAGACGCGCGCCATCCGCATCTGA
- a CDS encoding lipoprotein, protein MRKVILAATLAAGLAACNAIPEISPIPGSITYGGQPATKLTKAPVGSVVHHQLKDQYGKPAEETYIIQPDRSLRLVRRETVSDPS, encoded by the coding sequence ATGAGGAAAGTCATTCTGGCGGCCACGCTTGCCGCAGGCCTTGCCGCCTGTAACGCCATTCCGGAAATAAGCCCGATCCCCGGCAGCATCACCTATGGCGGCCAACCGGCAACCAAACTGACAAAGGCGCCGGTCGGCAGCGTCGTTCATCATCAGTTGAAAGACCAATACGGCAAGCCGGCCGAGGAAACCTATATCATCCAGCCCGACCGCTCCTTGCGGCTTGTGCGCCGGGAAACGGTCAGCGATCCCAGCTGA
- a CDS encoding CAP-Gly domain-containing protein: protein MYNFHVGQKVVCIDDKFKNVSIDQGIRKGQIYTIRWVGPYKHYIDGEFIGVKLAEIDRGNDDGPEGYGAADMPYRATRFRPLLKDRLSALKNLLAPTPKGEKPYAPEAPEEPKRKAPVRKKEEV, encoded by the coding sequence ATGTATAATTTTCATGTTGGGCAGAAAGTCGTCTGCATCGACGACAAGTTCAAGAACGTCTCGATCGATCAGGGCATCCGCAAGGGGCAGATCTACACGATCCGCTGGGTCGGCCCTTACAAGCACTATATCGACGGCGAGTTCATCGGCGTGAAGCTGGCCGAGATCGACCGCGGCAATGATGACGGCCCGGAAGGCTACGGCGCAGCCGACATGCCCTATCGCGCCACGCGTTTCCGCCCGCTTTTGAAGGATCGTCTGTCGGCACTGAAAAATCTTCTCGCTCCCACACCAAAGGGCGAAAAGCCCTACGCGCCGGAGGCTCCGGAAGAGCCCAAGCGCAAGGCGCCGGTCCGCAAGAAGGAAGAGGTCTAA
- a CDS encoding (R)-mandelonitrile lyase yields the protein MDIKACGSRPSVRPPAEYFTGTVRQDPIHDAPEPARIRCVSVTFEPGARTAWHTHPLGQTLIVTAGCGLAQVWGEPAVEIRAGDTVWFPPGEKHWHGASSTTSMTHIAIQEALDGKAVDWLEQVSEAQYQAK from the coding sequence ATGGACATCAAGGCCTGTGGATCACGTCCATCCGTCCGCCCGCCTGCGGAATATTTTACCGGCACCGTGCGCCAGGACCCGATACATGACGCGCCGGAGCCCGCGCGGATACGGTGCGTCTCGGTCACCTTCGAGCCCGGCGCCCGCACGGCCTGGCACACCCATCCGCTTGGCCAGACCCTGATCGTCACCGCCGGCTGCGGCCTGGCACAGGTGTGGGGTGAACCGGCCGTTGAAATCAGGGCAGGGGATACCGTCTGGTTTCCGCCGGGCGAAAAGCACTGGCACGGCGCATCCAGCACGACATCGATGACCCATATCGCCATTCAGGAAGCGCTTGACGGCAAGGCGGTGGATTGGCTGGAACAGGTGAGCGAAGCGCAATACCAGGCGAAATAG
- a CDS encoding ATP-binding protein, with the protein MRLNRLDLIRYGKFTGRSLDFGEARPGRADFHLVYGPNEAGKSTLFSAFLDLLFGIERLSGYGFLHPYATMRVGGVIETGGKVHSVSRVKRNQNSLLGADDQPLPDNLFSAALGSIDRATYQMMFSLDDDSIEKGGESILKSEGELGALLFSASSGLPDSSAILSGLKAQADAFYKPQGRKHKLAELKAELDVLKDEKAAIDINAREFSSLRKLRDAAAERHQSAETARAGLRVSFDQARDRIEALPLLARLRGLRTELAGFADLPEPPADWHALLPQLQREETAIDARLVQLDADIDRRATEIAAIERDVVALAISADIRDLDHSGLEARHRTAASDMPNRLDERAKIAADIAVRVARLGRTAETEATTLILPAALTGRLQDLAQKHAALKERLDAALREKTLAESETAEALRIQAALASEGSAHTADPAPLADRLRTLRQNDCLLRQQTADRQMATLSDLMADKLATLSPAKLDADSVAAVSIPDEADIAEWTARRTALTEQLKRLDDKIAEETALTAAEEAKLEELTRTGGFAADDAALTLRAQRDQAWQAHVAQLDSDSASAFETVLRTDDAATALRLARAQDLAQARGLSLSIAERNGKLSVMRQQHEATLAAIATLRAEISASAIDCGLPAETKLNQLVSWLGRRLAALEVRNQLRSAQQDARLAAADETKALERLTQTLAESGVSNGVPARLEDALAFAERIIETLQAAHRAHATAAGAVERAQTLLRTRTAAWSSADAEMAQWTGHWQEAIGTTWLAEAATPLSPQEIAPVLIILQDLDKLIQRKADLDHRIDGMRKDQLAFAAMIDMLTERLAMTGADEPLLAAQTIRDRLAAGERQEALFRRLSDENDARIAERRALSEARERHDAQKRGMLDLFESSALLEVAAHLETVKARQRLRERIAEVEADLAARLGVGRAEEAEMLLSAVDADGLRLDVASLQSRLEQAEGEGAELHAERRDAEKALAAIGGSDAAAHIEEKRRTVLADIEERATAYLRLRMGILAGETALRLYRERHRSAMMRRASTAFSIISGGDYQGLATQAEKGEEFLIANAAGGGSKLARDLSKGTRFQLYLALRMAGYHEIAATRESLPFIADDIMETFDDGRAEHAFSLMADMAGVGQVIYLTHHQHLCDIARKACPDVTVHTL; encoded by the coding sequence ATGCGCCTCAATCGTCTCGATCTCATCCGCTATGGCAAATTCACCGGACGCAGCCTGGATTTTGGCGAGGCACGTCCCGGCCGGGCGGATTTCCACCTCGTCTATGGTCCGAACGAAGCGGGAAAATCGACGCTGTTTTCGGCTTTTCTCGATCTCTTGTTCGGTATCGAGCGGCTGAGCGGCTACGGCTTCCTGCACCCCTACGCGACGATGCGGGTGGGGGGCGTCATCGAGACTGGCGGCAAGGTGCATTCCGTCTCGCGCGTCAAGCGCAATCAGAACTCCCTTCTGGGGGCGGATGACCAGCCGCTGCCGGACAACCTGTTTTCCGCAGCCCTCGGCTCGATTGACCGGGCGACCTACCAGATGATGTTCTCGCTCGATGATGACAGCATCGAAAAGGGCGGCGAAAGCATCCTGAAGAGCGAGGGGGAGCTGGGCGCTCTCCTGTTTTCGGCAAGTTCCGGCCTGCCGGACAGCAGCGCCATCCTGTCCGGGTTGAAAGCGCAGGCGGATGCCTTCTACAAGCCGCAGGGACGCAAGCACAAGCTGGCGGAACTCAAGGCCGAATTGGATGTGCTAAAGGACGAAAAGGCGGCTATCGACATCAACGCGCGCGAGTTTTCAAGCTTGCGCAAGCTGCGCGACGCCGCTGCCGAGCGCCATCAGTCGGCGGAAACCGCACGGGCCGGGTTGCGTGTGTCCTTCGATCAGGCGCGCGACCGGATCGAGGCTTTGCCGCTTCTGGCGCGGTTGCGCGGCCTGCGCACCGAGCTTGCCGGTTTCGCCGACCTGCCGGAGCCACCGGCCGACTGGCATGCGCTGCTGCCGCAGTTGCAGCGCGAGGAAACCGCTATCGATGCCCGACTAGTGCAGCTGGATGCCGATATCGACCGCAGAGCCACCGAAATCGCCGCCATCGAGCGGGATGTGGTTGCGCTGGCGATTTCAGCCGATATCCGCGATCTCGACCATTCGGGCCTCGAAGCCCGCCACCGCACCGCTGCCAGCGATATGCCCAATCGGCTCGACGAGCGGGCCAAGATCGCTGCGGATATTGCCGTGCGCGTCGCCCGCCTTGGCCGGACTGCCGAGACCGAGGCGACCACCCTCATCCTGCCCGCTGCTTTGACCGGCCGGCTGCAGGATCTCGCCCAGAAGCATGCCGCCCTGAAGGAGCGCCTGGATGCGGCGCTGCGCGAAAAGACGCTGGCCGAGTCCGAGACCGCCGAGGCGTTGCGGATACAGGCGGCACTTGCCAGCGAAGGCTCCGCGCATACAGCCGATCCGGCGCCGCTTGCCGACAGGCTGCGTACCCTGCGCCAGAATGATTGCCTGTTGCGGCAGCAAACGGCAGATCGACAGATGGCTACGCTCAGCGACCTGATGGCCGACAAGCTTGCAACGCTGTCGCCGGCGAAGCTCGATGCGGACAGTGTGGCAGCGGTGTCCATTCCGGATGAGGCCGACATTGCCGAGTGGACGGCGCGGCGCACGGCGCTGACGGAACAGCTGAAACGGCTGGATGACAAGATTGCCGAGGAAACGGCGCTGACTGCCGCCGAAGAGGCCAAGCTGGAGGAACTGACGCGCACCGGCGGCTTTGCCGCCGATGATGCCGCCTTGACGTTGCGCGCGCAGCGCGACCAGGCCTGGCAGGCGCATGTGGCGCAACTGGACAGCGATAGTGCCAGTGCGTTCGAAACCGTGCTTAGGACAGATGACGCGGCGACGGCGCTGCGGCTGGCGCGCGCGCAGGACCTTGCACAGGCAAGAGGGCTTTCGCTCTCCATCGCGGAGCGCAACGGCAAGCTTTCTGTAATGCGCCAGCAGCATGAGGCAACGCTTGCAGCCATCGCCACCCTTCGCGCGGAGATTTCGGCCTCGGCCATCGATTGCGGCTTGCCTGCGGAGACCAAGCTCAACCAGCTGGTTTCATGGCTTGGGCGCAGGCTGGCTGCGCTGGAGGTTCGAAACCAGCTTCGATCGGCACAGCAGGATGCGCGGCTCGCTGCAGCCGATGAAACCAAGGCTCTGGAACGTCTGACGCAGACGCTGGCAGAGAGCGGCGTTTCGAACGGCGTGCCCGCGCGGCTGGAAGATGCCCTGGCCTTTGCCGAGCGCATCATCGAGACCTTGCAGGCGGCCCACCGGGCACATGCCACGGCTGCGGGAGCGGTGGAACGGGCGCAGACGCTTCTGCGCACGCGCACGGCCGCATGGTCGTCGGCCGATGCGGAGATGGCGCAGTGGACCGGACACTGGCAGGAGGCGATCGGCACGACGTGGCTGGCGGAGGCTGCAACGCCGTTGTCGCCGCAGGAAATAGCCCCCGTTTTGATCATCCTTCAGGATCTCGACAAGCTGATCCAGCGCAAGGCGGATCTCGATCATCGCATCGATGGCATGCGCAAGGACCAGCTCGCCTTTGCCGCGATGATCGACATGCTCACTGAGCGCCTTGCCATGACCGGCGCGGACGAGCCACTGCTTGCCGCGCAGACGATTCGCGACCGGCTGGCGGCTGGCGAACGGCAGGAAGCGCTGTTCCGGCGCCTTTCGGACGAGAACGATGCCCGCATCGCGGAACGGCGTGCACTCAGCGAGGCGCGCGAGCGCCATGATGCGCAAAAACGCGGTATGCTTGATCTCTTTGAAAGCAGCGCGCTGCTGGAGGTCGCAGCCCATCTGGAAACGGTGAAGGCGCGGCAGCGTCTGCGCGAGCGGATTGCCGAGGTCGAAGCCGATCTGGCAGCCCGCCTTGGCGTCGGCCGGGCCGAGGAAGCGGAAATGCTGTTGAGCGCCGTCGATGCCGACGGACTGCGCCTGGACGTAGCCTCGCTCCAATCCCGGCTTGAGCAAGCCGAGGGGGAGGGCGCCGAATTGCATGCCGAACGGCGCGATGCGGAAAAGGCGCTCGCCGCCATCGGCGGCAGCGATGCCGCAGCCCATATCGAGGAAAAGCGCCGCACTGTTCTGGCTGATATCGAGGAGCGGGCCACCGCCTATCTGCGGCTGCGCATGGGTATCCTTGCCGGGGAGACGGCACTTCGCCTGTATCGCGAGCGGCATCGCAGCGCCATGATGCGCCGGGCCTCGACAGCGTTCAGCATCATCAGCGGCGGCGATTACCAGGGGCTGGCGACGCAGGCCGAAAAGGGCGAGGAATTCCTGATCGCCAATGCCGCCGGCGGCGGATCGAAACTGGCGCGGGATCTCTCCAAGGGCACGCGGTTCCAGCTTTATCTGGCGCTGCGCATGGCCGGCTATCATGAGATCGCCGCCACCCGCGAATCGCTGCCCTTCATCGCCGACGACATCATGGAAACCTTCGATGATGGCCGCGCCGAACATGCCTTTTCCCTGATGGCCGATATGGCCGGGGTCGGACAGGTGATTTATCTCACCCACCACCAGCATCTCTGCGATATCGCGCGCAAGGCCTGCCCGGATGTGACCGTTCATACGCTGTGA
- a CDS encoding metallophosphoesterase family protein encodes MPFRFVHTADLHLDSPLRSLALKNPELADLVRGATRTALARIVDLCLAENVDALLIAGDLYDGSQTSMNTALYLSGELRRLEAAGIGVFLIRGNHDSQSAMTRELTFPANVHVFAGRAKPVLAKALGDGRGVHIHGISFANPHAPDSLLPSFHPPVADAVNIGMLHTSLAGTPGHDPYAPTSVAELSRHGFDYWALGHVHLRQVHAQAPLIVMPGMPQGRDINEAGPKTVTLVTIDDDGTFVHREHPIGQAVFERLAIDLTGAQDWRQMLEKVGEALASLRNEAGADHLILRIALTGTTPLAWKLRRDPDFLLAEITNLAAGLNGCWVEKIDIACRGVETGTALTGPDPVEELADLIRTDVLASHAFRLEAAALVDELLLQLPRELRDSLAGDEQAAGVLMQALALAGSDDVLAYLHGGDAEADR; translated from the coding sequence ATGCCCTTTCGTTTCGTCCATACCGCCGACCTTCATCTCGATTCCCCCTTGCGCAGTCTTGCGCTGAAAAATCCGGAACTCGCCGATCTCGTGCGAGGCGCGACCCGGACGGCGCTGGCACGCATCGTCGACCTGTGTCTTGCGGAAAATGTCGATGCGCTGCTGATCGCCGGCGACCTCTATGACGGCTCGCAGACCTCGATGAACACGGCGCTCTATCTCTCCGGCGAATTGCGGCGTCTGGAAGCGGCCGGGATTGGGGTGTTCCTGATCCGCGGCAACCATGATTCGCAATCGGCGATGACGCGCGAGCTGACATTCCCCGCCAATGTCCATGTGTTTGCCGGCCGGGCGAAACCGGTTCTGGCCAAGGCGCTCGGCGATGGCCGCGGCGTCCATATCCACGGCATCAGCTTTGCCAACCCGCATGCGCCCGACAGTCTTTTGCCATCGTTCCATCCGCCGGTTGCCGATGCCGTCAATATCGGCATGCTGCATACCAGTCTGGCGGGGACACCGGGCCACGACCCCTATGCGCCCACCAGCGTGGCGGAACTTTCACGGCACGGGTTCGACTATTGGGCGCTCGGCCATGTGCACCTACGCCAGGTTCATGCGCAGGCGCCGCTAATCGTCATGCCCGGCATGCCGCAGGGGCGCGATATCAACGAGGCCGGGCCAAAGACGGTGACACTGGTCACCATTGACGACGATGGGACGTTCGTTCATCGCGAACATCCCATCGGACAGGCGGTGTTCGAGCGCTTGGCCATCGACCTTACCGGCGCGCAGGACTGGCGCCAGATGCTGGAAAAAGTGGGTGAAGCTCTGGCATCTCTGCGAAACGAGGCGGGCGCCGATCATCTGATTCTGAGAATTGCGCTGACCGGCACGACGCCGCTCGCCTGGAAACTCCGGCGCGATCCCGATTTTCTTCTGGCGGAAATCACCAATCTCGCCGCCGGCCTCAACGGCTGCTGGGTCGAGAAGATCGATATTGCCTGCCGGGGTGTTGAAACGGGCACGGCTTTGACCGGTCCGGATCCCGTGGAGGAACTGGCAGACCTGATCCGCACCGACGTGTTGGCCTCCCACGCCTTTCGCCTGGAAGCGGCCGCCCTGGTCGATGAGCTGTTGCTGCAGCTGCCGCGCGAATTGCGCGACAGTCTCGCCGGCGATGAGCAGGCGGCCGGGGTTCTCATGCAAGCCTTGGCGCTGGCCGGCAGCGATGATGTCCTGGCCTATCTGCATGGCGGTGATGCGGAGGCGGATCGCTGA
- a CDS encoding MarR family winged helix-turn-helix transcriptional regulator — protein MKSTFEVSDKLFELYHRVHRLINESMTEEGVSLARSKFLFFLSKLGPCRSTDIAGALNFAPRTVTEAIDGLERDKLVMRKPDPEDRRAKIVSITDVGRVVLEAAEHPRKQLIEEIFSALDDQQLDQMHDIVSRLVAKADEIRTRKENEANSGTSAG, from the coding sequence ATGAAATCCACATTCGAAGTCTCCGACAAGCTCTTTGAGCTCTATCATCGCGTTCACCGCCTCATTAACGAATCGATGACGGAGGAAGGCGTGTCTTTGGCACGCAGCAAGTTCCTGTTTTTCCTCAGCAAGCTCGGCCCCTGCCGATCGACCGATATTGCCGGTGCGCTGAATTTCGCGCCACGCACGGTGACGGAAGCCATCGACGGGCTGGAGCGCGACAAGCTGGTGATGCGCAAGCCCGATCCGGAAGACCGCCGGGCAAAGATCGTGTCGATCACCGATGTCGGCCGCGTGGTTCTGGAAGCCGCCGAACATCCGCGCAAGCAGCTGATCGAGGAGATTTTTTCAGCGCTCGACGACCAGCAGCTCGACCAGATGCACGATATCGTCAGCCGGCTGGTGGCCAAGGCCGATGAAATCCGCACGCGCAAGGAAAACGAGGCAAACAGCGGCACGTCCGCCGGGTAG
- a CDS encoding esterase-like activity of phytase family protein, whose product MKTFSLTAALAAVLAASTASAVSAEPVFNRIASFAVAGNLPEGADAKSVTSAEIIAASEDGNTLIYSDSPNKAIGIIDITDAKAPKAGGSIAFDGEPTSVTIAAGRALVAINTRESFVKPSGILAQVDIASKAVDTTCDLGGQPDSIALNKDKTIAAIAIENERDEDVNDGDLPQLPAGNLVILSLKDGVVDCGSIKHVTLTGLADVAGDDPEPEFVAFNGQDEIALTLQENNYIVIIDGKTGTVKSHFSAGTVSLEGIDTKKDGALKFTGELKDVAREPDAVKWLDDNRLVVANEGDWKGGARGFTIFDKTGKVLYENGAAFEREIAKIGHYPDARNKKGVEPEGLEAAKFGEDNLFFVLAERASIVGVYKDTGAEPQLLQLLPSGIGPEGAVAIPGRNLFVTANETDLVEDGGARSHVMIYERAEGEAAYPQIVSTEKDGELIGFGALSGLAPVKDQAGHLYAVNDSVYASQPTIFTIDATAKPARITDALRITRAGAAAQKLDIEGLVPDGEGGFWLASEGDADKLYSHAIIHVNEKGAIEKEIAIPAELRAGEKRFGFEGITSVGEGDDKVLWMAVQREWGDDEKGFVKLVSYKPSSKEWGAVRYPLEKTDAGWVGLSEITVSGEHAYIIERDNLIGDAAKLKKLYRVALADLKPAKLGGELPVVKKEEVRDLIPDLKSATNGYVVDKVEGFTIDAAGNGYIVTDNDGVDGSSGETLFFSIGTMNAM is encoded by the coding sequence GTGAAGACATTTTCGCTCACCGCAGCACTCGCTGCCGTGCTGGCTGCCTCAACCGCCTCGGCGGTCAGCGCAGAGCCCGTATTCAATCGCATCGCCTCCTTCGCCGTCGCCGGCAATCTGCCTGAAGGGGCGGATGCCAAGTCCGTCACCTCGGCTGAAATCATCGCCGCGAGCGAAGACGGCAACACGCTGATCTATTCCGACAGCCCGAACAAGGCGATCGGCATCATCGATATCACCGATGCCAAGGCCCCGAAGGCCGGTGGCTCCATCGCGTTCGACGGCGAGCCGACCTCGGTGACCATCGCCGCCGGCAGGGCGCTCGTCGCGATCAACACGCGCGAAAGCTTCGTCAAGCCATCCGGCATCCTGGCCCAGGTCGATATCGCCTCCAAGGCCGTCGATACGACCTGCGATCTCGGCGGTCAGCCGGACTCCATCGCCCTGAACAAGGACAAGACGATCGCCGCGATCGCGATCGAAAACGAGCGCGACGAGGACGTCAATGACGGTGACCTGCCGCAGCTGCCGGCAGGCAACCTCGTCATCCTGTCGCTCAAGGACGGCGTTGTCGATTGCGGCTCGATCAAGCACGTCACCCTGACCGGTCTTGCCGATGTCGCAGGCGATGATCCGGAGCCGGAATTCGTCGCCTTCAATGGCCAGGACGAGATCGCGCTGACGCTTCAGGAAAACAACTATATCGTCATCATCGATGGCAAGACCGGCACCGTGAAGAGCCATTTCTCCGCCGGTACCGTCAGCCTCGAAGGCATCGACACCAAGAAGGACGGCGCGCTGAAATTTACCGGCGAGCTGAAGGACGTCGCCCGCGAGCCGGATGCGGTGAAATGGCTGGACGACAATCGTCTCGTCGTTGCCAATGAAGGCGACTGGAAGGGCGGCGCGCGCGGCTTTACCATCTTCGACAAGACCGGCAAGGTTCTCTATGAGAACGGAGCGGCCTTCGAGCGCGAGATTGCCAAGATCGGTCACTATCCGGATGCCCGTAACAAGAAGGGCGTCGAGCCGGAAGGTCTGGAAGCCGCCAAGTTCGGCGAGGACAACCTGTTCTTCGTGCTGGCCGAGCGCGCATCCATCGTCGGCGTCTACAAGGATACCGGCGCTGAACCGCAGCTTCTGCAACTGCTGCCGTCCGGCATCGGTCCGGAAGGCGCCGTCGCCATTCCCGGCCGCAACCTGTTCGTGACCGCCAACGAAACCGACCTCGTCGAAGATGGCGGTGCCCGGTCGCACGTCATGATCTATGAGCGCGCGGAAGGCGAGGCCGCCTATCCGCAGATCGTCTCCACCGAAAAGGATGGCGAGCTGATCGGCTTCGGCGCCCTCTCGGGTCTGGCACCCGTCAAGGACCAGGCAGGCCATCTCTACGCGGTCAACGATTCGGTCTATGCGTCGCAGCCGACGATCTTCACGATCGATGCCACTGCAAAGCCAGCGAGGATCACCGACGCTCTGCGCATCACGCGTGCGGGTGCCGCAGCCCAGAAGCTCGACATCGAAGGCCTGGTGCCGGATGGTGAAGGCGGCTTCTGGCTGGCGTCCGAAGGCGATGCCGACAAGCTCTACAGCCACGCCATCATTCACGTGAACGAAAAGGGCGCAATCGAAAAAGAAATCGCCATCCCCGCCGAGCTGCGTGCCGGCGAGAAGCGTTTCGGCTTCGAGGGCATCACCAGCGTTGGCGAAGGCGATGACAAGGTTCTGTGGATGGCCGTGCAGCGCGAATGGGGCGACGACGAAAAGGGCTTTGTGAAGCTCGTTTCCTACAAGCCCTCCTCGAAGGAATGGGGCGCCGTGCGCTATCCGCTCGAAAAGACGGATGCGGGCTGGGTCGGCCTTTCCGAAATCACCGTCAGCGGCGAGCACGCCTATATCATCGAGCGCGACAACCTGATCGGCGATGCGGCCAAGCTGAAGAAGCTCTACCGCGTCGCACTCGCCGACCTGAAGCCGGCCAAGCTCGGCGGCGAACTGCCTGTGGTCAAGAAGGAAGAGGTCCGCGACCTCATTCCTGACCTGAAGTCAGCCACCAACGGTTACGTCGTTGACAAGGTCGAAGGCTTCACCATCGATGCCGCCGGAAACGGCTACATCGTCACCGACAATGACGGTGTCGATGGTTCCTCGGGCGAAACGCTGTTCTTCTCGATCGGTACGATGAACGCAATGTAA